From one Erythrobacter sp. HKB08 genomic stretch:
- the rpsG gene encoding 30S ribosomal protein S7, whose amino-acid sequence MSRRRRPEKREILPDPKFGDQVLSKFMNNLMLDGKKSVAERIVYGALDTVETKAKTDPVQLFHDALNNVKPQVEVRSRRVGGATYQVPVEVRPERAQALAIRWLISAARGRAETTMAARLSGELMDAANNRGNAVKKREDTHRMADANRAFSHYRW is encoded by the coding sequence ATGTCACGTCGTCGTCGTCCCGAGAAGCGGGAAATCCTGCCTGATCCCAAGTTCGGTGATCAGGTCCTTTCGAAATTCATGAACAACCTGATGCTGGACGGTAAGAAGTCCGTTGCAGAGCGTATCGTCTACGGCGCGCTCGACACGGTCGAAACCAAGGCGAAGACCGATCCGGTCCAGCTGTTCCACGATGCGCTGAACAATGTGAAGCCGCAGGTCGAAGTTCGCAGCCGCCGCGTCGGTGGTGCGACCTACCAGGTTCCGGTCGAGGTTCGCCCCGAGCGTGCCCAGGCCCTCGCGATCCGCTGGCTGATCTCGGCCGCGCGTGGCCGCGCTGAAACCACCATGGCTGCCCGTCTCTCGGGCGAGCTGATGGATGCGGCGAACAATCGCGGCAATGCGGTCAAGAAGCGTGAAGACACGCACCGCATGGCCGACGCGAACCGCGCGTTCAGCCACTACCGCTGGTAA